A genomic stretch from Georgenia muralis includes:
- a CDS encoding MBL fold metallo-hydrolase encodes MLLLRTSRTALETHCYVLAAGAGGPAVVVDPGAGAGQSLPPLLAEHGLTVGAVVVTHGHADHLWDAAEVAGGAPVHLAGPDLYRMSDPAGALGELGEYFRRLTGTAWREPETTRPFPAGWLEGGGDEVVPGVVVRAVPAPGHTEGSAVLLVRATLAPTDVRPADILPRGVLAPDGPTEVLLGLCGDVLFAGSMGRTDLPGGDEREMLSTLRTLASALPPETVLLPGHGPSTTLSAELATNPYLRRATG; translated from the coding sequence GTGCTGCTGCTGCGAACCTCCCGCACCGCCCTCGAGACCCACTGCTACGTGCTCGCCGCAGGGGCAGGTGGCCCAGCGGTGGTGGTCGACCCGGGTGCGGGCGCGGGCCAGTCGCTGCCACCGCTGCTCGCCGAGCACGGCCTCACTGTCGGTGCCGTCGTCGTGACCCACGGTCACGCCGACCACCTCTGGGACGCGGCCGAGGTCGCGGGCGGGGCGCCGGTGCACCTGGCCGGCCCCGACCTCTACCGGATGAGCGACCCCGCGGGCGCGCTGGGCGAGCTGGGGGAGTACTTCCGTCGGCTCACCGGCACCGCGTGGCGCGAGCCGGAGACCACCCGGCCCTTCCCGGCCGGCTGGCTCGAGGGCGGTGGGGACGAGGTCGTCCCGGGCGTCGTCGTCCGGGCCGTCCCCGCGCCGGGGCACACCGAGGGCAGTGCCGTCCTCCTCGTCCGGGCCACGCTGGCACCGACGGACGTGCGGCCGGCCGACATCCTGCCCCGCGGGGTCCTCGCCCCCGACGGCCCGACGGAGGTCCTCCTCGGGCTGTGCGGGGACGTGCTGTTCGCCGGCTCGATGGGCCGCACGGACCTGCCCGGCGGGGACGAGCGCGAGATGCTCTCGACGTTGCGCACGCTGGCCAGCGCGCTGCCGCCCGAGACCGTCCTGCTGCCCGGCCACGGCCCGTCCACCACCTTGTCCGCCGAGCTCGCCACCAACCCCTACCTCCGCCGGGCGACCGGCTGA
- a CDS encoding ArsR/SmtB family transcription factor, with amino-acid sequence MYADTDGLVDDDLVDVAAEVFAMLAEPTRVRLVLALGDGERSVGELAATVGKAPSAVSQHLAKLRLARIVAARHEGTRVLYRLLDEHAHSLVTDALHQAEHSIGGTPRHHQVSAVRPAQQVRR; translated from the coding sequence ATGTACGCAGATACAGACGGACTGGTCGACGACGATCTGGTCGACGTGGCGGCAGAGGTCTTCGCGATGCTCGCCGAGCCGACCCGGGTCAGGCTCGTCCTCGCCCTCGGCGACGGCGAGCGCTCCGTGGGAGAGCTGGCCGCGACCGTCGGCAAGGCACCGTCCGCCGTCTCCCAGCATCTGGCGAAGCTCCGACTCGCCCGGATCGTCGCCGCACGCCACGAGGGGACCCGGGTGCTGTATCGGCTCCTCGACGAGCACGCGCACAGCCTGGTTACCGACGCGCTGCACCAGGCCGAGCACAGCATCGGCGGCACGCCGCGGCACCACCAGGTGAGCGCTGTCCGCCCGGCCCAGCAGGTGCGGCGATGA
- a CDS encoding cation diffusion facilitator family transporter gives MSRSPEGGSTDRLHLAGDDRDHAHQPGHDQGHDHDHDRRHTHDHGHEPGHDHSDGAHTHPHGGVRGFLHHLFVPHSHDAADSIDDALEASSQGIRTVKISLVVLGATALLQLVVVAVSGSVALAADTIHNFSDALTSVPLWIAFVLGRRRPDRRFTHGYGRAEDLAGLFVVVMIALSAVVAAYESVHRFFEPQPLQNLEWVLAAGVIGFAGNELVAGYRIRTGRRIGSAALVADGIHARTDGFTSLAVVLGVVGVWLGVPAADPLVGLLISAMIAVLLWGTARDVGRRLLDGVEPDLVDRAEKALTALPGVHAVRGLRLRWAGHRLDVGTEIEPAPGATMTDFLALQGSATAALRAALPGVGHVVVAPAAAATDVVPAPDGRATGVAPGPDRPEVAPGPGRPAPRSRPTSRGHTHPHR, from the coding sequence ATGAGTAGATCACCTGAGGGCGGCTCGACCGACCGGCTCCACCTGGCCGGGGACGACCGCGATCACGCTCACCAGCCCGGCCACGACCAGGGCCACGACCACGACCACGACCGCCGCCACACTCACGACCACGGCCACGAACCCGGCCACGACCACTCCGACGGCGCCCACACCCATCCCCACGGCGGTGTCCGGGGCTTCCTCCACCACCTCTTCGTCCCGCACAGCCACGACGCCGCGGACTCGATCGACGACGCCCTCGAGGCCTCGAGCCAGGGCATCAGGACGGTCAAGATCAGCCTGGTCGTGCTGGGGGCGACGGCGCTGCTGCAGCTGGTGGTCGTGGCCGTCTCCGGCTCGGTCGCCCTGGCGGCGGACACGATCCACAACTTCTCCGACGCCCTCACCTCGGTGCCGCTGTGGATCGCCTTCGTCCTGGGTCGGCGCCGTCCGGACCGGCGCTTCACCCACGGCTACGGCCGGGCCGAGGATCTCGCCGGCCTGTTCGTCGTCGTCATGATCGCCCTCTCCGCGGTCGTCGCGGCGTACGAGTCGGTCCACCGGTTCTTCGAGCCGCAGCCGCTGCAGAACCTCGAGTGGGTCCTCGCCGCGGGTGTCATCGGCTTCGCCGGGAACGAGCTCGTCGCCGGGTACCGCATCCGTACCGGGCGCCGGATCGGCTCGGCCGCCCTCGTCGCCGACGGCATCCACGCACGCACCGACGGCTTCACCTCCCTCGCCGTGGTCCTCGGCGTGGTCGGTGTCTGGCTGGGCGTCCCGGCCGCCGACCCGCTCGTGGGCCTGCTCATCTCCGCGATGATCGCCGTCCTGCTCTGGGGGACGGCGCGCGACGTCGGCCGGCGGCTCCTCGACGGCGTCGAGCCGGACCTCGTCGACCGCGCCGAGAAGGCGCTGACCGCCCTTCCCGGCGTCCACGCCGTCCGCGGGCTGCGGCTGCGGTGGGCGGGGCACCGGCTGGATGTCGGGACCGAGATCGAGCCGGCGCCCGGGGCGACCATGACCGACTTCCTCGCCCTGCAGGGCTCGGCCACCGCGGCGCTGCGGGCCGCGCTGCCGGGCGTGGGCCACGTCGTCGTCGCCCCGGCCGCGGCGGCCACGGACGTCGTGCCGGCGCCCGACGGGCGTGCCACCGGTGTGGCGCCCGGACCCGACCGACCTGAGGTCGCACCCGGCCCCGGCCGCCCTGCTCCACGGTCGCGTCCGACGTCCCGCGGGCACACCCACCCGCACCGGTAG
- a CDS encoding DUF349 domain-containing protein: MTEQPGTSENEDSASTAQDQVATGEHRGAAGSPAGAAEKPPVESAAVPPGGAGDKPPVESAAMPPVEAAEKPPVESAAMPPVVSDTSGSTASVDDASTGDALVAEPVVEAESVVEVESVAEAEPGAEPAAEPAAVTEPVAEAEPAAEPVAEAEPAAEAEPVAEAEPAGEPAAVTEPVAEAEPAAESVVEAEPPAEAEPVAEAEPAGEPAAVTEPVAEAEPAAEAEPVAAAEPVAEAEPAAEPEPVAEAEPAAEPEPAAAPSPRPVPRPAPRPLPRKAAPSVAAATPPAPPVDAHDAAEAAAWGRVAEDGTVYVREAAGERVVGQYTGADTEEALGFYVRRFLDLQAQVALFEARLPQLAPKEIDQTLQTLTEALAEPAAVGDVDALRARLDKLREIGEERRREAAAEREAARAVAVAERTAIVEKAEAIAEQDPSRTQWKQSGERLRELLDQWKTAQRSGPRLDRPTEDKLWKRFSHARTAFDRHRRQYFSELDSAQSTVKAAKEKLIARAEEMSSSTDWGRTAAAYRQLMDEWKEAGRASRKDDDALWARFRAAQQRFFDARSAQNAEVDAEYGDNLKVKLAILEEAEALVPVTDLKAAKAALRPLQDRWEAAGKVPRADVQRVEGRMRAVEQAVRDAEQAVWKQSNPETRARAEGAAAQLESAIGQLEDQLEAARATGDADAVARAQAALDARRAWLDQIQRTAQG, translated from the coding sequence GTGACCGAGCAGCCGGGAACCAGCGAGAACGAGGACAGCGCATCGACCGCCCAGGACCAGGTTGCGACGGGAGAGCACCGCGGCGCAGCGGGCTCCCCCGCCGGCGCAGCCGAGAAGCCGCCGGTCGAGTCCGCGGCGGTGCCTCCCGGAGGGGCGGGCGACAAGCCGCCGGTTGAGTCCGCGGCGATGCCGCCGGTCGAGGCGGCCGAGAAGCCGCCGGTCGAGTCCGCGGCGATGCCGCCGGTCGTGTCGGACACGTCCGGGTCGACGGCGTCGGTCGACGACGCGTCCACCGGCGACGCACTGGTCGCCGAGCCGGTCGTCGAAGCTGAGTCGGTCGTCGAGGTTGAGTCGGTCGCCGAGGCTGAGCCCGGTGCTGAGCCCGCTGCTGAGCCCGCTGCTGTGACCGAGCCGGTCGCCGAGGCTGAGCCCGCTGCTGAGCCGGTCGCGGAGGCTGAGCCCGCTGCCGAGGCCGAGCCGGTCGCCGAGGCTGAGCCCGCTGGTGAGCCCGCTGCTGTGACCGAGCCGGTGGCCGAGGCTGAGCCCGCTGCCGAGTCGGTCGTCGAGGCTGAGCCCCCTGCCGAGGCCGAGCCGGTCGCCGAGGCTGAGCCCGCTGGTGAGCCCGCTGCTGTGACCGAGCCGGTCGCCGAGGCTGAGCCCGCTGCCGAGGCCGAGCCGGTCGCCGCGGCTGAGCCGGTCGCGGAGGCTGAACCCGCCGCTGAGCCCGAGCCAGTTGCCGAGGCTGAGCCCGCCGCTGAGCCCGAGCCGGCCGCAGCGCCTTCACCCCGACCGGTTCCTCGGCCCGCCCCGCGCCCACTTCCCCGCAAGGCGGCGCCGTCGGTTGCTGCTGCCACGCCGCCGGCCCCGCCGGTGGACGCGCACGACGCCGCCGAGGCCGCGGCGTGGGGGCGGGTCGCGGAGGACGGGACCGTGTACGTCCGGGAGGCCGCCGGTGAGCGGGTCGTCGGGCAGTACACCGGTGCCGACACCGAGGAGGCGCTCGGTTTCTACGTGCGCCGCTTCCTCGACCTCCAGGCTCAGGTCGCCCTGTTCGAGGCGCGCCTGCCGCAGCTGGCTCCGAAGGAGATCGACCAGACGCTGCAGACCCTCACGGAGGCGCTCGCCGAGCCCGCTGCCGTGGGCGACGTCGATGCACTCCGGGCTCGCCTGGACAAGCTCCGCGAGATCGGTGAGGAGCGCCGGCGCGAGGCCGCCGCGGAGCGTGAGGCGGCGCGGGCCGTCGCCGTGGCCGAACGGACCGCGATCGTGGAGAAGGCCGAGGCGATCGCGGAGCAGGACCCGTCTCGCACGCAGTGGAAGCAGTCCGGCGAGCGGCTGCGCGAGCTGCTCGACCAGTGGAAGACCGCGCAGCGTTCCGGTCCTCGCCTGGACCGGCCGACCGAGGACAAGCTCTGGAAGCGGTTCTCCCACGCGCGCACGGCCTTCGACCGACACCGCCGGCAGTACTTCTCCGAGCTCGACTCTGCCCAGAGCACCGTCAAGGCCGCGAAGGAAAAGCTCATCGCCCGCGCGGAGGAGATGTCGTCGTCGACGGACTGGGGCCGCACCGCAGCGGCGTACCGGCAGCTCATGGACGAGTGGAAGGAGGCCGGCAGGGCCTCCCGCAAGGACGACGACGCCCTCTGGGCACGCTTCCGCGCGGCGCAGCAGCGCTTCTTCGACGCCCGCAGCGCCCAGAACGCCGAGGTGGACGCCGAGTACGGCGACAACCTCAAGGTCAAGCTCGCAATCCTCGAGGAGGCGGAGGCGCTCGTCCCGGTCACCGACCTCAAGGCCGCCAAGGCGGCCCTGCGCCCGCTCCAGGACCGGTGGGAGGCCGCCGGCAAGGTCCCCCGCGCCGACGTCCAGCGTGTCGAGGGCCGGATGCGCGCCGTGGAGCAGGCCGTCCGCGACGCCGAGCAGGCCGTGTGGAAGCAGTCCAACCCCGAGACCCGGGCCCGGGCCGAGGGGGCGGCCGCCCAGCTCGAGTCGGCGATCGGCCAGCTCGAGGACCAGCTCGAGGCCGCGCGGGCCACCGGCGACGCCGACGCCGTGGCCCGGGCGCAGGCTGCGCTGGACGCCCGGCGTGCCTGGCTGGACCAGATCCAGCGCACCGCCCAGGGCTGA